The genomic interval TTGTGAAATAGAATTGTAATGATTTCCACTTTTTAGCGGTGCAAATAAAAAGGGAAATTACATGTATTATTCAGCTACTTTTGAGAATGATTGTCTAGAAACCAATGAAGAgtcaattttgaaaaatgatcgGCTTGTAATATTGTCAGAGTCTTTATACGGGGAAGACCTTATcccattaaaaattcaaatctaaTGCTACACATAAccatgtattttataattcgTACATGCACTCTTTCTTGTTCTATAAAGAACCGCGTATGCTTGGGCtcctaattaattatgataacTTTGCATGTAAAGATGGATCTCAAttacaaagtgttggctccaccTTGCGTCCAGTCATTAGTCACTTAAAGAAACTTTAAAGAATTAAAGTTTGtctatccaaaaaaaaataattaaagtttgaATGAATGGAATATTAATAGTAAAGGCATAACAAAATGTCGAAATTCTAATGTTGTAAAAGAAACAAAGCCAAAAATGCTGCCATCTAAGCTAAGTTTCATTGAAATCGGTGTTGCACATGATAACATGTTGTctacattttctttatttctcaaatagTAATTTGAGTGTGTGTCATATGTCATGTCTTCCTCATGTTTGATAAACAGAAACCTACCTAATTTTATCTCTCTCTCACAATCATGCATGCCCTTTAATTGGATGTCCTCATAATGATATTCTCAGTAATCTGTCACCTCATATACCGCGTATCTTTGGCTctttaaagattatttttaaagcgTATAGTTGAGTTCATTTTcactattttctttctcaaagtGAATgtgagaaagaagaaaagtgagtaaattttaaatatttaatataacaacagctaatgaaattaatatctGAGCCTAATTAGAAAGATAGTTATTTTGTTGGTAATAACCAGCCTTTAATCCGTTAATTCTGTCCGCAACAAAAGACATTGTTCATGAATCCTTGGATAAATGGAATgttattgagagaaaataaaaccaTTTGTCattaaatacacaaaaaaaaaatattgttagaAATTGACTATATATTAATGCTTAGATTTTAATGTAAAACACTTTTATGGGTACCAAAATTATACGTATCAACTTTAATTAAGCAAGTTTTTATAGTATAGAACAGAACCCAATGACTTTCTCTTGCAGCCTCTAATTGTTGTGTTACGTTGACTGAATCGGATTCTCTTATTATCAGCCATCCAATGTCTGCTACATTTGCCATAgtactttcttttcctttctatATATAACAACAATCTTGCACTTCTCTAAGACCCACACAAAAGCCAAAATCCagcttaaattaatttcagtttctttaattttcctcTCCTCTTAGCTTGTTTCCCATCATATATCAATATCATGGCTTGTAATTCTGTCAACATCTTGAAGATAAAAACACTTGCTTTCATTCTTCTTTATCCTACTCTAGTCTTTGGTGAGTGCGTTTGTGATGTTGAAGCTATGAGTCAAGATAATAATCAACAAGAAGCGCTTAAATATAAAGTGATTGCAATTGCTAGCATACTTGTTGCTGGTGCTTTTGGGGTTAGTCTTCCCTTGTTAGGTAAGAAGGTCCCAGCACTAAGGCCTGAAAATGATACTTTCTTCATGATTAAGGCCTTTGCTGCCGGCGTTATCCTAGCAACCGGGTTCGTTCACATACTGCCAGATGCATTTGACAACTTAACTTCTCCTTGCCTCGTTGAAAATCCATGGGgggattttcctttttctggtTTTGTTGCTATGATGTCCGCGATAGGGACTTTAATGATTGATACTTTCGCGACGGGGTATTATAAGAGGCAACATTTTAATTGTAAGCCTAATAAGCAGCTTGTTGATGAAGAGATGGCCAATGAACATGCTGGTCATGTACATGTGCATACACATGCCACACATGGCCATGCTCATGGCTCCACGGATTCATCATATCAAGAACTTGCTCTATCAGAAATAATCCGAAAACGTGTTATATCACAGGTGATAACAAGTGATGcaagatttttaaaagttcagcggaactcaaaaaaaataaaattttttacagtTTTTGTACTTTAAGTTGACATAAGTTTTGTGGTTTCGTTTggatcttattattattattattttaatttcaggtTTTGGAGTTAGGAATTGTGGTTCACTCAATAATTATTGGAATATCTTTGGGAGCTTCGGAGAGCCTTGATACAATCAAACCTCTTCTAGCAGCCTTGtcatttcatcaattttttgaGGGCATGGGACTTGGTGGCTGCATCTCTCAGGTATTTCACATTCTGTagcttcaaaattttaattatccGCATGTTTAGGGATTTGGATAATAGAGAATGTTGTCATTCTGTCTACACCATCCACGTAAAAAGAGATGAGATGAAAGAACTCGATGATTATATAATCAAAAAAGCTAACATAATCAAAGCATTCCAATCACTTTAATGACTCAATGGGCATACGTACTTTTGGTTGCATTAACTGGTCAACATTTAAGCTCAtccaatgaaaataaaatcagtcTCATTTACATAGTCAGTGACATTTGTGCAACTTATTTATGTGATGGGGAGCGACCGACACACCTGTCTTACAAATGTGATCCCGACTGATTAATAATCGTTAGCTTCAAAAATATCACGAGGCATTCATTTGTATATATGATTAGTTAATATACAGCTTCAATGTTATTTCACATAGCGTTACATACATTGCTGCCGATGAAGCTTCAATATGATTttgcaatttaatttgttatatatatatatattgattgcttattaattaattgtaggCAGAATACAAGTCTCGATCGATGGCAATTATGGCAGCATTTTTCTCCCTTACAACCCCCGTAGGAATCGCTATTGGAGTTGGAATTTCAAGCGTTTACAAAGAGAATGGCCCAACGGCTCTAATTGTACAAGGAGTTTTCAATTCAGCTTCAGCTGGGATTTTGATTTACATGGCACTTGTCGACTTGCTTGCTGCTGATTTTATGAACCCAATATTGCAAAGCAATCGGAGGCTTCAATTAGGGGCTAATATTTCACTTCTTCTCGGTGCTGGTTGCATGTCTGTGTTGGCCAAATGGGCGTAGTCTTGGCTCGTgccatattaattttcaagtgaAGCTGTTTTCCTCCACCTCTCGTCTCTCTTTACTCTCTTGAAGCAATGCGGTAAGGTATATAAACTTGTcgcttaaaattttaacacaaaTACTTAATATTGATATCGTGTAATGTTTTGGCCTTTGTGTGGGTCTTAGAGAAATGCAAGCTAGCTTCCACAGTctatacatataattaaattaaaatatatagcGGATAAGAAAGCTCCATAATGGCGATTGTTGCAGACAATGGATGGCTGATAATAAGAGAACCTAATTCTGTTAACtttataatacaaattaaaaatagaggCCGTGAGGGCAAAACCACGGGGGATCATGTAGCGTAGCATATATAATAGCTTAGATATCATTCTTCGGTTTTACTCATAACAGAGGTTTTACAGCTCTCAAaccttttgtcttttcattttcttaatgaTTTGAGTGATGTCCTCTGTTTTGACAGGGCAAGTTGTATAATAATGCAAAGCAACTTTGTAAATCATTATATATTAGCTTGTATTCAGCTCTAATTAACTCATGCAAATGGTTATTAATGCTATTTTAAGACTATAAAACATACACCAACGATTTACTAATATTTATCTTCACTCCCTAACCTAGTAGTTTATTACTCTTTTGCGAATAAGTTGAATTGAAAAGCAGCAGTCATATCAATATAGCTTTAACTACTACATCAATGTGACTATGTGAGACAcacttaattataaataatgaacATTGAATATGAATTACGGAATGCAAATTAATGTCATAAAGTGTTGGGGATAATGGCCCTATACTCCTAGCAAGAGACACTAGAGAGTGTGTTTAGACACTGAATTAAAAATGGCACATTGatgtagttaaaaaaatattaagagaGAACTAACGTTAATACAAAGTTTATGGGAAATCACGAACTTGaatgattaaaacataaaagtttAACTACATACTAAAACATATTGAAACTTAATTTTTCCTAAGACTTTAGGCAGTTGCCTTACCTAGCCATTGAGCCAGATCTGCGTTTGCTGGATGGGAATACccaaaaattcatcaataacTACAAAATTggacaataaattaaaattcaagaaagaaagaattaacaaaactaaaattagCAAACATGAATGTATGCACACTGTGGAAATCCCTTAATTAGTAAGAGTGAAAATACAATATTCAAAGTATATAGTGAGAGGAGTACATAGTTCAATATATCACAACTACATCAAGGACCAATCTGCAACAAACTCAACCAGAGAGACTAATAGTACTAGGGTGAAAACTGAAACAGACAGGGttagatatatataatagatATCAAATTGGCAAATTAATTGCATTAAATCGATGATTCTCCATCTTATCAATTcttaataagataaatagCAAACTATAAAAGCCAGTAATGGTGACTGCACTGACAACAACCCGGTGaggattaatattaatcataAAACAATTTCtgtaaacaaaaaacaaatatcGACAAGGGAATATAAGAAATTGAAGCCCCTTAATCAAccagggtttagggtttaggagGAATCGCCGTACCAAATTGTTAGGATACTCTGCTCTGCTCCGCTCCCTCTGCCTACAACTTTGctatttaaaatctaattagGCCGCCCTATAAATGAGTTCAACTTTCAACTTCACTAACTTTCAGAAAAGCTTCTTCtgttattccttttttttttttttaatagccataaaaaatcaaaatgttgATGGCAATACTTCACCCACTTGATATATTAATCGGACAACGGGGCTCGATAAAGTTGAGTTAGACAGTGGTGGCACATCACAACATTCTCAGCCTCTGATGAGAAATTGTCAAATTGCCactaaattttacaattgtgGTGGCACATCACATCAAATTGCCACTCTACATAATCAAAGCTTgacaagataaataaatagatagatttgtttggattgaaatattcaaaattaatttaagccCATTTGGCCAGTACAGACATGCAACCAGCTCCGAGAAGAAGTGAAGCATTAGCTCCTAATTGAAGCCTCGAATTGCTCTGCAGTATTGGGTTCATAAAATCAGCGGCAAGCAAGTCAACTAGTGCCATGTATATCAAAATCCCAGCCGAAGCTGAATTGAAAATCCCTTCTACAATTAGAGCTGTTGGGCTATTCTCTTCGTACACACTTGAAATTCCAATTCCAATTGCAATCCCCACTGGTGttgtgagagagaaaaatgttGCCATAATTGCCATTGATCTAGACTTGAATTTTGCCtacaattgaataaaaattaagcaaacaGTTtgggttaattaattttcattagttGAGAACTTGAGCCTGAATGCTGACCAGTTAAAAAGCAGCTGAAAATATCTCTTTTTGGGTCATTAAAGCACATGATTAGAATTAATCCTTAAAGAGGATTTagctttttagattttataatcGTGCTTTACACTATTTTCTTTCATAGTGTTGACAGGATGACAACATTCTCCAATATCCATTTTGCATctactgttttaatttttgtgactCTAGACTAGCCTAGCCTAGCCTGGCATGCTAcctgagtttttttttaggagattattgttcataatatttataattatataattattgagACTAATTtacatgaaattttatatgcCACCGTCCAGATTTTAAATGTGACTCTAGACTAGCCTAGCCTCCCATCGCTACATGAGTTTTTATTGTTAGGAGATTATAAGCCACCGTCCAGATTTTAAATGTGACTCTAGACTAGCCTAGCCTCGCATCGCTACATGAGTTTTTATTGTTAGGAGATTATTGTTCATGATATTTACGATCATACAATTTTTTAGATCAGTTTACATCAAATCTTTGTTAGGAGATTATTGTTCATGATATTCAATTTATATCAAATCTTATATGGCACCGCTCAAATTTTAACCCTCTTAAATATTCGAGGGACATCAACTCCATTCTTGGGAGAAAGACTGCATTCACTCAAGttttgagaaatgaaatttaaattaaaccccTACAATGCATCTGTTGGGGCTCGAACCAGTTCCCTCACACTTATGAGGAAGTGGCTCTAGCCACTGGACCAATTCCTAGTGGTTCATCGCTACCTGAACTTATGTATAAAGATTTTCAATAATTCTAGAGTTTTACATGATATTTTTCAAGAGGAGTTTTCCACTGCCGTGGACGGTTGTTAAAATACAGATATTGagttgaataatattaatttagcactgtataaataattaaatatttcatattatttaatgtaTAGACATTCAcataagataattaattatataaatatagtacCTGAGAGATGCAGCCACCAAGTCCCATGCCCTCAAAAAACTGGTGAAATGACAAGGCTGCTAGTAGAGGCTTGATTATGTCAAGATCTTCAGAAGCACCCAAAGATATCCCAATAATTACTGAATGAACCACAATTCCTATCTCCAAAACCTGaattaagaagaaagaaaaaaaaaagatattcttattgttattattatttttttttatagaagaaaaaagatattcatattttttttaatagaagaaaagaagatatTCATATCAACGTATTCACCATACATGTACAACCAACAACgaacttaattaaaaataaatgaacctTACTTGTGAAACAACACGTTTTCGGATTAGTTCAGGTAGAGCAAGTTCTTGAGGTGAATCTGCGGAGCCATGAGCATGGCCATGTGTAGCATGTGTATGCACATGTACATGACCCGAATGATCATCAGCCATCTCTTCATCAACAAGCTGTGGCCTAGACTTATCAAAATGCTGCCTCTTATAATACCCTGTCGCGAAAGAATCAATCATCAAAGTCCCTATCGCGGACATCATAGCAACTAAACCAGTGAAAGGAAAATTCCCCCAAGGATTTTCACCAAGGCAGGGAGAGGTTAAGCTGTCAAATGCTTCTGGCAGTATGTGAACGAATCCGGTTGCTAGGATAACGCCCGCAGCAAAGGCCTTAACCATGAAGAAAACATCATTCTCTGGCCTTAGCGCTGGAATCTTCTTGCCTAATAATGGAAGGCTCACCCCAAGAGCACCGGCAACAAGTATGGTAGCAATTGCAGCTAGCTTAAACTTAAGCGCTTCACCATTGTTTTGTTCCGTGTCTTCAACATCACAGGTACACTCGCCACGGACGGTACTAGGATAAtaaagaagaacaaaaattgatattaatggTGTTATCTTTAacatattaaaagaattacAAGCTTGAAGATTCGCCAGGGTGGTGAGTATTTCTAGAAGAAGAGAAATATTTCAAAGGCTTATTTGATTTGGGTTTGTGGGTACTTTAGAGAAATGAGTTTCGTGCTCTAATTAATATACATGGAAGACAAAGAATGTGTTCTATATGTTGACTGTTGCAGACACTGGATGGCTAATAATAAGAGAGAATCTAATACAGTCAAGAAAGGTAAAAGCTAGCTGCAAGGAATTGACTCTACGGAGAGCTTCTTTATACATAGAAATTTGTATGGCATTCATGTCGTATAGGTCATATATTAGATATCATAGGTCAGATCTAAATACTTATTTGATTTCTATATGTAGCATAGATTGAAGGAAGCCAACCGAGCACAGTTAAAATATCTGCACTCTGCACAATTAAGATCAACTTCACACAAGATGCTAAAGCCTAAttctaataataaagaaaatctttcTAAGATACAGGTCTTAGCAATCGAGCTTTACTGGTGTAGTTACGTTAAAtcgaaaaaaaagaaaaagataagtCCAAATATGAGTTCTTGGTGTCATATCTATATATAAAGTATATATACACTACCAGTGGCATAATGAATTATTTGGAAGTGATTCAAAAATATAGAAGTAGCTAGACAAATcagaaatatttttctttcaatattctGCCAGATAAACAAactattaaattgaaatatatagtTGGATGATTTCGTAGACAATTAAAAAGTGGACAACTCATAAATGTCTTACTTAAATTTTCTAACATATACACAATCGGAATTGTATTAAGGAATTAGTTCAAAGTGATTCATAGATATAAAAGGAGTCAGACAAGAAATGTAATTTGTGCTCTCAAAATTCAGCCATATATGAAtacaaattgaaatatatatggTGGTATGtttgtatatatgtatgtatgtataatcACTCTCAAAAGCAAACACCCGCACTCTTTTTAAGTCAGACACACTGTTAAACTGTATGgtttaataacattaaaaaataactctaTTAACTCCTATGATTAACAGCATATCcacatgaaaataataataataataaagatatatatatatatatatatatataggattTCTGACCATATTAAAATAGGGATAAgttaacaaacaaacaaaaaatacatatttcaatatagagcattttatcttataatatattgaaatatgtgttttttgtcttttagctCATCACTGACTTTATCTTTGATTGAAaatccaatatatatatatatatagtcattcTCTCATGCGGGagccttaatttttttttttccttataaaCACACTGTTAAGTCATACGATTTTATAGAATCAATCCAAACACTACTAAATCACATGATTTAACAAAGTGTCTacattagaaaaaatgaaggCGCATaatgtgtatgtgtgtgtgtggatgcaaaaaaaatggattttgtgtagatttattattataccatataatataatggtgtttttatttaattaattatactatCATATGGTGTAATATGTGATTTcagaatttattttgaatgtatacgttgtgttttatttctcttcaatCTTCCATTTTCTCAAGGTGCTCTTTTTTGGTTAAGAATAGCTGTCGGTGTAAACAAAATGGattcataaattcattgaaagTGAAATTCCTCATTTTTCCTTcgtctttctttctttctttcttttaactttttgtaaAAGCTTCAAAACAATTAGCTTTCTTGTGGGAGATTTAGTGtagttatttaattacttattttggagctaattttccatttttttctcatttcttttttaatacaacTAGTCAAACCGACCTTAAGTAtttcttgaaaataatttttgaatgagATCGCAgtgtaataaaaattgataatgacAATGATGGACTATCCGGACATAAAAGGACATAGGGATaatcataaaagaaaagaagattgGATATGATCACAATTTGTTCATCAGAAAAAGAAGATGGAGACAATATGTTGTCATGCAACACTTACTTCAATGAAATTTGGCCTACATGGCATAGTTTGTAAGCTTCGTGTAGCTTTTTTGTTATAAGCTCAGAACTTTAACATTATTATCGCATAATATTGTACTACTTAAGCCTTAATTAAATCTATAGTATTTTTTGTTGCAGTGACTGATCTTAACTGGAGACCTGGTGGAAACAGACAACATTGATCGTAGCGATTCTCACTACTTACATTATCAAAAGGGCCACTGGTTTATCTCTCTATCGAATCAAATTAGCCAAGGGTGTGCATTCCTCAGCCCAAGTTAACGTTTCATTCAATTCTTGCCAATATTGGcattaggaaataaaaaacataaattcaaTTGTCCAAACAAGATGTTCAAATAAGAACATTCACCCCCAGATCGATAAACTATTCATATAAACAAGTTATACCCACTGATAAGTTGGGGAGAGTTTAACAGTAAAAAATCTCTTAACGACCCATTAATATGACATAAATCCACACAATAAAAACAGTTAAGTCAACCCATTAAAACTCATTCCATAAGGAGTCGAGATTGAGGTCGGGTTTAAGATCAAAATCTCATTTCACACATTACTCATTaacatttaatattaatgatttaataaacGTTACAACTTGTATTATAAAttgttaaacaaaaataaattgattttaattgaCTGCTAATGTAGAGTTAGGACAACTTCTAAAATTCCTAAggttttaattgattatgtTGGGCTCTAGAACTAAATATTGATTTCTTGTACATTATTTGATGATGTTAAGCATgaagaatattaatattttgttttgtttggtgttatattattaaagaGCTTTGTTTTACAAAttgttagttttattttaaactaaaTAGATAATACCAGAAACAATTGGTTAAATGGATTGGTTCGAATAACACTATAGTGACAATGAATGGACTTGAGCTCTCATTTTTCGatccaataaattaatggatGGGTTCAAATAAAACTAGACATAtactatataaaatttaaaaatagacgtgtattattatgaaatttaaataatatcatatattGATTAGCATTTTATATGATTGGATTAGGGAAAACATGTTCAAGAATCTATTTGCCCCGTCAACCAGCTAAACAGACTTTCGCGTTTCATTAATAAAGTTTATTCTAATtgtaaaattagaataattagaataattttaagagagaaagaattaattaacaaaattaaagttagCAAAATTTGAACGTGCGCACATTGTGGAAATCCCTTAGTTGCATTAAGCATCTTGTGCATTAAGTGGCAAAAAGGTTGTGAGACCAAATTCCATTCATTGGTATCGTAAGAATGTGCAAACAAACTAATGGTTAGCAGAAGCATGACAGATTagatataaaagtaaaatccTTAATCATTGTTGTGAAACCAtcttaaaatttcattgttgaaattattattattattattattattaattgctGCTTCAGAATTAACATTTGATGggttaaaacaaaattaatttcatggccaaaagttaattttaaagttGTTCTATCAATAATGAGACTTATTTTAAGAATGTATTGATATATTGATAATCTCATCGTAAGTATTGCTTAAACACAAGAGTTACAacgttaataatatataattatccaaatataaaatacaaaaaatcgATAATTAACAGTTTGTTGATAAAGAGACGGCTGATGAACATGCAAGTCCTGTACATGTGCATACACATGCCACACATGGCCATGCTCATGGCTCCATGGATTCATCATCTCAAGAATTTGCTCTATCAGAACTAAACCTCTTCCATTTTCTCAAGGTACTCTTTTCTGGTTAAAAATAGTTGTCGGTGTAAACAAAATGGATCCATATATTCATTGAAAGTGAAatccttcatttttctttcgtctatctttttttttttttataatttttgtagaAGCTTCAAAACAATTAGCTTTCTTGTGGGAAATTtagttcaattatttaattgcttattttggagctaatttttccttttttcctcatttcttttttaaaatacaaatagtCAAAACTTACCTCAAGTATTTGTTGgaaataattatctaaataagatgacaacataataaaaattgataatgacAACGACTGGAAATAATTAGGAAATGAAATGACATATGGATAATCATAAAGAAAAGATGATTGGATAATATCACAATTAAGTTGCTGtatcagaaaaagaaaatggagacATTATGTTGTCATGCAACACTTGTTTCAATGAAATTTGGCCTGCATGGCATAGTTTGTAAGCTTTGTTTAACTTTGTTGACATTATTATCACATAATATTGTATCAATTAAGCCTTAATTAAATCtatagtcttttttttttcttgtagtgattGATCTTGACTGGAGACTTGGTGGAAACAGACAACATCGATTGTGGCAATTCTCActgtttatattttcatgagGACTATTGGCTTGTCTCTCCATGGAATCAAATTAGCCAAGgttcatttaattctttcctATACCATCGccaggaaattaaaaaaaaaattcaatagcCCAAATAAGAACATCCACGCCCAGACTGATAAACTATTCATACCAAACGGGTTATACCCATTGATAAGTTGGGAAGAGTTTAACCGCAAAAAATCTCTTAACGACTCATTAacatgacaaaataaaaatagatattgGGTCAACTATTATTAAATTGGGTTGTTAATAAGTCAACTTATTAAAACCCATTCCCtgtcaaattattaaaactcaTTCCATAACGGGTCGGGATTGAGGTCGGGTTTTAGATCAAATTCTCATTTCACCCATTACtcgttaaaatttaatattaataaacttTATAACTTAAATTGtacattttaaagaaaaataaattgactttaaaatcGACTACTTATGTAAAGTTAGGACAAATCCTAAAATtcttaagtatttattgtaaaatttgtagccatcattatatatttgtatctTCCctatagctttttttttttctcctaagATTTTAATCTAGAACTTTCTTTTAcaaattgttattttagttttaaactAAGATATAATACCAAAAACAATGGGTTAAATGGATTTGTTCGAGTAACATATAATGATAACAAGTGGATTTaggcttttgttttttgatcCAATATATTAACAGGTAGGTTCAAGTATATGTAATATAATATGACATGAAATTGCATAAACACGACCTATTTTTGGACTtacttattatcatttttataaagatatgaAAGAGTAGTTTTCTAGTCTAGGATCTTAAAGTGCGGAAAAAAtctagaaaaattttaaaaccgcAGGGTTTTAAGGCTTACAAATTGAAGTGCTTAAACCGCACAGTATGCGTTTTTCCAGACATTTCCGCACtttaaaaatccaaatttgaacATTTCTAAGATATGGAAACTTGAAATGTTTACATATAAAAgtatatttgttttcttcttccgattttaaaaatactagACAAAAATACTTATAATATGTTTTCCTCtgaatgatttaatttttttttcctttgtcaTTGCCTAGCATCAATAACAATTCTCACTATCGCCTGGACGTTggctttttttaaataaataaaaaagtaaattacaaatttaattcaatattaGTAAACAATAA from Citrus sinensis cultivar Valencia sweet orange chromosome 9, DVS_A1.0, whole genome shotgun sequence carries:
- the LOC102608591 gene encoding zinc transporter 1 — protein: MLKITPLISIFVLLYYPSTVRGECTCDVEDTEQNNGEALKFKLAAIATILVAGALGVSLPLLGKKIPALRPENDVFFMVKAFAAGVILATGFVHILPEAFDSLTSPCLGENPWGNFPFTGLVAMMSAIGTLMIDSFATGYYKRQHFDKSRPQLVDEEMADDHSGHVHVHTHATHGHAHGSADSPQELALPELIRKRVVSQVLEIGIVVHSVIIGISLGASEDLDIIKPLLAALSFHQFFEGMGLGGCISQAKFKSRSMAIMATFFSLTTPVGIAIGIGISSVYEENSPTALIVEGIFNSASAGILIYMALVDLLAADFMNPILQSNSRLQLGANASLLLGAGCMSVLAKWA
- the LOC102615205 gene encoding zinc transporter 1, translating into MACNSVNILKIKTLAFILLYPTLVFGECVCDVEAMSQDNNQQEALKYKVIAIASILVAGAFGVSLPLLGKKVPALRPENDTFFMIKAFAAGVILATGFVHILPDAFDNLTSPCLVENPWGDFPFSGFVAMMSAIGTLMIDTFATGYYKRQHFNCKPNKQLVDEEMANEHAGHVHVHTHATHGHAHGSTDSSYQELALSEIIRKRVISQVLELGIVVHSIIIGISLGASESLDTIKPLLAALSFHQFFEGMGLGGCISQAEYKSRSMAIMAAFFSLTTPVGIAIGVGISSVYKENGPTALIVQGVFNSASAGILIYMALVDLLAADFMNPILQSNRRLQLGANISLLLGAGCMSVLAKWA